The following nucleotide sequence is from Glycine max cultivar Williams 82 chromosome 9, Glycine_max_v4.0, whole genome shotgun sequence.
ttttttactttttaacaaaatattttattcttttgcaatccttgtatcaattatttttctttctaataagcaatatgttattattattcgaaaagttataaataattgtaGTTTGTAATCAAATGACTTTattagcattttttatttttatatttggaaAATTCAAGAttctttattaacttttttaatggGTCAGACCTGTAAACAGTATATAAGAGATTGATAACTTAGATTTTGAAAACAGTACACATGAACAAATATTCTATCTTCCTATCGTCATTGTTCATGTATTATCTTTGTTTATCTCATCTtgtctttgtttttcttgtcgTTGTTTGGGATGTCCCAACTTGCTTTCTAATCTCGAGTGCAAGAGTGTAGACCTGTCTGCTTCCTAATCCTTATGAAAACAAATTAGATATCAAATTGTGCCAAATGTCcaccttaatttattttcaaagttgtTTCCTTTACCAAGACAAAACATTTTCTTGTTCtattttttgattaattgaaaGCAAAATATTCTTCAATGGTTTGGTTGGTGGATACTATTGTTGTGAAAGATAATTTAATGagtaacataatttattataatttagtaaatatttggaacataataataagatttttcataaaaaaaaatgtttaacatAGCTACCaacttttattataaacttAGCCTGGTTTTTTATGACATGTGAAATTGGTGATTATCAttagtaatttatatatatatatatatatatatatatatatatatatatatatatatatatatatatatatatatatatatatatatatatatatatatatatatatatatatatatataatattctttaTTATATGTTCTTTGATCATTTTGAAAAACACATAATCATGAATgctttgtataatttttatgcTTGTATATTTATTggatgaattttaatattttatgtttggaaGGGCTTTTAGTGACTACATCTAGCACAAAATTATGTCAAATACACATGTAGAAAGAGTGAATTTGTAGGACATGATGCCAAAGTATATATACACTTAATTTTCATAGTTGCCCCCTTAACCGTTAATTTTGGAGTCCACCCTTGCTGGGCTTGACATACTTAAAAGTTGATCTAGTCTAACCCACAAGTAAGGGTGGAAATGGGTTGGGCTAGGTCTGAGCCCACCTAAGCCTGACTCGACTTATCTTATATTTCTATGGTCAAGTATGAGCCTGTTATCGGTTACGATCCTATTTATATAAGCTTGTATGACATATTAGCTTATTTAAAGGTCTATTTCATATTAAgaagtgtaaaaaatattttgtttctttaaaaaagTCAAAGATTCTCATTGAAAAAATAAGACAATTTTAAATCACAAGATGAGGCCAAAACTTGCTAACAAACACTATAATTGACAGACTACCAAAAGCCTTTTAAGTCCCACCAAAAGAAAAGAACCCATATTCCTACTACTCATTTAACTGTGCTTATAGGAATTAACTTATTTCAAACACTAAAATGATTCAAATCGTCAAAccactaaaataattttgtaatttcattaaaataaatataatattatatatcatgttaataataatatttttactattaattattgCTACTAAATAGGCCAGTCCATCAAACCTAATAGGTTTTTTTAAGGCATATGTCTTGGACTATTTAACTAAAaaggttattttaaaaaacttaagtCTGACATTTTTGCTAAACGAATGGAGTCGAGCCAGGCCTTAAGCATGTTGCACCATAGGCCTTTGGCGGACAACTTAGCCTACTTCTACCCCTACTTGGGAAGCTTGTTTAAGTGGTCTAGTTTGtgataatttaaaactaaaataaatgtaaaaatatgtaGGTCAAGCTTCTAAGAATCAAATCTaactcatttatatgatatagatatatttttcaggtttaatataacatttatgataacttatttaaaaatatatttcacaacaaaatataattttatttttcaataaacttaattataataagCTTTAGCTTAACTCTTCATGTAGATCAACAtgattaacattttaaaaaataaatacatgtaaaattttaacgtattataacaaatttaatataataataatactaacaatgaatatttattcctttaaaaaaacattgagtatttatttatgattttttaaataagctaGCCTCTTGAATGACCTAGGACCTAATTTGTTTAACTAAATAGGTTTTAATAAAACCTTTTATTTGGTCTAATTTGAGTCTGATGTAAAATAATGACGtttctgtaaaataaaataaaatttctatgCACTTTTATATAGACAGCACAAcggtatttttaataattataacaatgtcaatcattttttatttgggtCTACGGATGTTACTAcatgggtgttgctaggtgcacccagcaacttCTCATTATTCCAATATTGCCCTTCCATAAAATTtgacggaagaacttcttctgtAACCTTTTACGGAAAAAGTTCTtctgtatgattttttttacattttcacgGAAGATGTTCATCCATATGAATtttacggaagaagttcttccgtacAAGTAAACAACGCTTACGGAAGATCTTCTTCTGTAACCTCTTACGGAAGAACTTATTCTGTAAGAGGTtatggaagaagttcttccgtaagAGTTTTTACGGATGAAGGGTCTTCCGTaagacattttttgtttttttgaaaaatatttgtgtcAAATTAATGACCCAAGTAAGACCCGAACCTGCGACTTTAAGATTATTAGCACAATGCTCTAATCAACTGAGCTAATGAGCCAAAtacgttataaaataaataatgttgatatacataacactaaaatttctaatgcatatttaatgcacatgtaaatttaaataataaattttttgacaattaatttttatataaatctaacaaattatttaataggtatatttttttaaaaaataatgaaataatttttaaaaatatatggggcaatctaaaaaatatatgggGTAATCTATTTGCAAGAACAAAAGAGGAAGaacgagaaaaataaaaaacatacctTGAGTGGATGTTGGGTGTGGCGGGGAGGGAGGAAGAAGGGGGAGAGGGAGGGGGAGGTTGTGGTGGCGGTCGCGGTTCCAACAAACTTGTTATCCAAAATCATCTGAGACAACTTCCGCTCCACGTGACCCCCTTACTTTCCATCAAAAGTGCTGCAAGTCTTGCCTGAACTCGCTGTTAAGGGAGTAGAAGGGGGAGGGGGAGGGAGGAACAAGGGGGGCGGTTGCAGGGAATTTCTTGTCCAAAATCATCTGAGACAACTTCCGCTCTACGTGACCCCCTTACTTTCCATCAAAAGTGCTGCAAGCTTTGCCTGAACTCGCTGTTGAGGGAGTAGAAGGGGGAGGGGGAGGGAGGAACAAGGGGGGCGGTTGCAGGGAACTTCTTGTCCAAAATCATCTGAGACAACTTTCGCTCCATGTGACCCCTTACTTTCCATCAAAAGTGGTGCAAGCCTTGCCTAAACTCGCTGCTAAGGGGAGGGAGGAACAAGGGGGGCGGTTGCAGCGAACTTCTTGTCCAAAATCATTTGAGACAACTTTCGCTCCACGTGACCCCCTTACTTTCCATCAAAAGTGCTGCAAGCCTTGCCTGAACTCGCTGTTAAGGGAGTAGAAGGGAGGGGAGGGGAGGAACAAGGGGGAGAGGGACGGGAAGGGGGAGGGAGGAAGAAGGGGGAAGGGGAGTGGCGAAAGGGGGAGAAGGAGGTCATGCGGAAAAATACGCGAAAAAACCACACTTTAACACAGCAACGGGACCACACCGGAAAAATGACTCTTAAACAATAAGCAAGTAGGGACACAACGCGAAAAAACAAAGCTGAAAATGTAAGCGAGGAGGGATCACAACtttcattttaaagaaaatagcCATAGGGGCAAAAATGGGGATATTTAAAAATTGCTAAGTGCACCAACAgtgttgctgggtgcacctagcaacactaaATTGTTGGTTGCACCAccattgttgttattattacattattttgggcacctcaattttgttaattatttgtttcattatcaattgctgaaaataaaatgtaattacgCCTAGAACTAAAAagcaccaaaataaaaataataggatcCGGACCCTTAAAATTATGACCAAGTATCCCTGTTCGgcgttttttcaaaattatgtgCGAGTCGCGTAACACATTCGAGGGGccctatttctcatgtttgcacgtcaaggaactcaaaaaaaaatattgtgaacCGGTTCCATCGAATCGGACCTGAAAAACAAGCACAAAAGTCAAAAAAGTAGGATCTAGACCCTTAAATTATGACCAAGTACCTATTTAAAGGGTTCggatcctattttttttttttattttggtgctTGTTTTTCAGGTCCGATTCAATGGAACCGgttcacaatattttttttagttttttaacgtgcaaacatgagaaatagggCCCCTCGAATGTGTTACGCGACTcgcacataatttaaaaaaaaaacgtcgAACAGGGGTACTTGGTCATAATTTTAAGGGTCTGGATCCTACTTTTTTGACTTTTGTGCTTGTTTTTCAGGTCCTATTCGATGGAATCGGTTcacgatatttttttttgtgttccttgatgtgcaaacatgagaaatagggTCCCTCACATGTCTTGGGCAACTcgcacataattttaaaaaaacgccGAACAGGGGTACTTGGTCATAATTTTAAGGGTCTAGATCCTACTTTTTTGACTTTTGTGCTTGTTTTTCAAGTCCTATTCGATGGAACTGGTTcacgatatttttttttgcgttCCTTGATgtgcaaacatgagaaatagggTCCCTCACATGTCTTGGGCAACTcgcacataattttaaaaaaacgccGAACAGGGGTACTTGGTCATAATTTTAAGGGTCCGCatcctacttttttttttgtgcttgtTTTTCAGGCCCTATTCGACGGAACCGATTcacgatattattttttttagttctttcaCGTGCATACAATAGAAGTAGCGCCCCTTGAATGTCTTAGGCGACTcgcacataattttaaaaaaatgccgAACAGGGGTACTTAGCCATATTTTTAACGgtccaaatcctattttttttattttgtgcttttTAGTTCTAGGcataattagattttattttcaccAATTGATTATGTAAGTCATAAACActacatgaaaaattaaataatgaaacaaataattaacaaaatatgtATTACTAAAATAGTGTAGAAATAACAATAATGTtatgaaatacaaaaataatacacaTCATATCAAAAGCTAATCTATGTGTTGTCTACGTCGCGCCCTAAGACTTCCAACAGAGGTCTCTCCATTAGTGAGCTGCAGGCAATCTTCCATGATGTCATGTAACTCAGTTCCTGCAGTCAccatcctaaggttgagcacacgctccaacctttCTAAGATCACTTCACATTCTTCACAAGAAACCTGTGACAATCATAAAAACACAGTTAtaacaaaatatcaaataaagaataaattagaaaacactaaaccaaattaaaataccacTAAATGTCTGGGGAGATCATCTGCGACTGCAACCTCCGGCACATGTGGCTCGATGTATGCATCCACATATGGGGCAACTGGTTGTCTCGGCTGATCGCCTTCCTGGGTCGGCGTGATGAACGGGTGAGAGATCTGGAAAAACCAATCCATGTAGTCCGCTGATACCTGCCCAGGGACAACACAGATCTCACCTTCCGGTGCTAAATGGTCCCCAAAATGCATCCACCAGTCGTCTATCTCGTCATACAACAACGAAGCAGTAACCGGCGATGGAGGGATGATCTGGATATACCCGAACTGTCGGACCACCCACTCTGGTCGGACGCTGACCACAACATGACCCCATCTAAGCTTCCCCTTATAGCATGAAATCAGGTCGAAGCCCCTAATTGCCCGGTGGTCACTGTAGGGCAACCAGGAAACGTCTATGATCGTCAGAGCGTCCAAACATGCCCTGTACGATGCTCCCTTGATCCCCTTTATGTGCGCCTTCGTCGTAAGCCACCTCAAGGCACGTGGGGTAGTCTCAGCGTACGCATCACCAGTCATGCATTGATGAACACTGCAAAAATACTCATATATCCAACACTACACAAATAAAgtgaacataacataaaaaccttaaaaattcattttccaaCTTAAACCAGTTTACGAACTTTAAAATTTACCTGTAATAGCATCAAGTATCCACCCATCTGTCGTGTGGGGGTCTATGAAGCTTCATTCAGCTGGTCATACATGTGAACCAAGGAGACAACTCCCCATGCATAGCCCCCAGACTGACCCAGGTCTCGAAAAGCCCTTAGATGCACCACATGAACATGGGTTGAACTCTTATTTGCAAAAAGAGTACAACCCACCAGGCATATACTCTCATACACATCACAGAGCCATGACAGTCACACGTAAGCCCCATGAGCACGTAGGGTCTCAGCTCGAGCCTTCTCGCCAGATACCTCTAAAAGCTCGGTCAACAGCAACACGGCCTCGTCCACGACCAGAGGCTCAAACCTGTGTAATGCCCCTATGATAGGAAGATGGAGGAGACACGCCACATCGTCCAGTGTAATAGTTAACTCCCCCactggaaggtggaaggtgtTGGTCTCCCTATGCCACCTCTCCGCAAATGCGGATATCAATCCAGGATCGCCGCTGACCATAGAACACCCGATCAATGGACTTAATCCGGTGCCGACAACAAGACCTTCAATCTCAGGTGCTGGACTCCCAATTTTATCAACTTTCCTACCGTGGGAGACCAGCTTCAACTCAGGTCGTTCCTGAGTTGAATAACACAACATAAAAGTTAACATTCATTATCACAGGCaagacaacaaaaaataaaaaataaagttacttGGCCAGTTCAAATACTGTACGCCACATGGTTAGCAAACGATGTTAGGACCAATTGGTCACGTGGCCCACCAGGGAATCCCTAACCATGATCAACAGGTGACCCCTCAGCACCATCAGTAGCTACGTCCGCAGCATCTACGTCCACAGTCATCATGTCTTCCTCCACATCAGGGACATCCTCAGTCATATCAGCAACACCCTCAATCACCTGATCAGCAAGATCCTCAGTCACCTGAGGAGGAACATCCTCGGTCACCTGAGGAGGAACTTCCTCAACGACAACAACCTGAGCCCATTGCCTACGGGCAAAAGCAGTAGGCCTACGACGCCGGGGAAAGTCAACATCATGCTCATCCCGTCCCGTGCCTCTACCTGTACCACTACCTAAGGCACGTGCTAGACCTCTTGTTCTAACCATGATTTGAAAATCATGAAGAacaatgtagtttttttttgtcaaattaagTATTCATATAATTGGTAAATAAGGTTTCTAAGTACTCATTTGGTTTAAAATTTTCTACGTAATGCAACACAATTAGGTATGTCATGCAATTTTGTGTATGTTGGTTTCAGGAGAAATTGTTCttaattttgcttttgaaaatTTAGAGACAAATAACTAAACTATTAAAGAAGCTAAGGGAGATAGTCATAATAGGCTTCCCCATGAACTCTGTCATTCCATTTGTTTGAATAAGGCATGACTGATGGTACTTTCACTGTGAGATCTACGTACAATGAGTTTGTTTGTTTGAATAATTCCCATAATATTCCTTTCTTTGACTCTATATGGCATTGGAAGGGTCTACAAAGGATAAGTCTACTCTCGCAGATTGAGAAGCCTATATGTCATATGGGTTACAAATATgacattgttattttcaatgataTATAAGGCAACGGTTATATAcaaatttttggtatttttggtCTATAATGATTATATACAAGGCAAGGGTTGCACTTAAGAAGTGACAATGTATTTCATATATTCAAACATAGCATGTAAAAATGTATTTCATGCAAGACATGCACAACCATAgcaattcaaaaatcaaattccaaataacaaaaaaattaaaaattcagatTTTGTATCACATTCGGAAGAAGGATCTTTCGTAACATAAAAACCCTTCATACGGAAGAACATTTTCGTATGTTCTTATGGAAATTCCATAAGAACATACAGAAATGTTCTTCCATATGAAGGATTTTTATGTTACGGAACAAAGTTCTTTTGTAATTCCATACGGAACACCTTCTTCCGTAAGAACATACATAATAAGGTTGTTTCGTATGAACTTACGGAAGAACGTTCTTCCGTAACATAAAAACCCTTCATACGGAAGAACATTTCCATATGTTCTTACGGAACAACCTTCTTCCATACGAACATAAGGAAGAATGATCTTCCGTACGAAGGATTGCGTTCTTCCGTATGCGAATAACCTCTTCGTCTCCTACCTCTGTCTCTCCCATGCTTTCTCAAACCCAACCAAGCCACACTTTCTCAGACCAAAAACCCAtaagtcttctaccctaaaaCCACCCTAAACTACATTATACTAGCAGATAAAAGGTGAGGGGAGATACAAAGCACTAACCTCGACCAGACGCAACAAATGCACCAAAAAGCTTCACCAACGAGCGACAATGGTGGAAGGAAGAAGATGTGCACGGGAGAAGAAACGTGAACtcgaaagagaagaagaaaagaaatgaagGCAGAAGAATATCAAATGTCCAAAAAagcttttttaatatattttactataAAGGCAATATGGCTAATTCATataattgttgggtgcaccagcaatattgctgggtgcacctagcaacacccttacTACATTCATGCCTGAAGAGTTATTGCCTTATCGGCTTTGTAGCATGGCCTACTTGGGCTACCCAAGACTCATATACTTCCTCCATTTtgaatttccaaaaaaattatttatcttttttctataagattttttttaattttagatgtattaattttttatatatatccttaactattttctcttcaaacataaaaaaaagtaattaagtggataaagagataaaaaaaataattttaaaataataataatataaataattgacaaatttaacgtgattaattaaattaattatttttcttaagagacataaattaattaaaaatttttataattaaggacGGGATGAGTGGTATTCTGACTCACATAGGTGGCTGTCCACTTGTTGCATTGAAGTCTTCCTCAATTCCATGCTTATATTGCCCTTGTTCATTCCATCAAAGATCTATCTTCTCAGCCTTAATTGGGAGGCCACTCTAATGCACAGGGAAAGGAAACAATGCGCGGATGTATGAGGAGCCTACACATGCTGTTGCAGTGTTGCTGCTTGCTGCTGTGTTTAGTTTTTTCGAATGTAGTAGTTCTTTCTAGTTCTATATCTAAACTTTGGGCAAACTTTCATATATCGGTCAAGTGTTATATTAGACTTTAGGcatatcaaattcaaatatccTAAAAAACAATCTTAATCGAGCAGTTCATAAGTAACCTTTTCATTTTGACTTTATGTTTATatggaatttaattaaaatagacaattcttttctttttaattttagaaatataataatacacAACCAGTACAATGTTTTAAATCTCTGGTTAACCAAATATATATCCAACTATTTTAAGGATCCGGATGGCAAAATTTAGCATGGGATATTCATTTGAGATActggcttctttttttttttcctccaatGGCAAATACAGACAAATCTTTGTAAATCTAATCACATAAATCttgtatttcttatattttacagTATCAATTTTTCTTACAATAACATCAATGGGTATGACTATGTGCCAGCTCTTACTAAGTATCTTATATAACAGTAATAACTTCTTGAACTGGTTAGAACGATCTAAAATTATTACGCtccaaaattgaaataaatacgATTGTACGCACCAAAATGGCCCATCTTGATTTTTCACTGCAAAATAATAAGTACGGGATCTCAACCAGATGACCAAATAAATACTCTTCTGAAATGAGAACCATGTAACTTAATTAGTcgctcaaatcatcaaagtaatTCAGATCAGACTCATCATCAGTGGCAACATCAATGTTAGCATGATCTACATCTGGTGATCCTAATGCTACATCAGCCATAGTCACCAGCTCAAGCGATCCCTTTAGATGCCTTGCAGCTCCATGTTCATAATCAATTGAATCATTATCATATTCATCATCTAGTTCAACTCCAAAAAGTATAttctacaaaacaaaacaaatatttcaTCAGTATAGCCTCATCCTCTGTGCTTATTACTTAAGAGCATATTTTGCAACCGTGTGATGGTCACATGTTTAGCATGAAAATGAAAGTCACATGTTTTTTATAACATCAAATTTCAACTTATCATAAGCAATCGTTCAGACCTAATTGGGTTAGGCTTTTGAGCCCTTCGAATTCGGTGATCATTGGTGACAACTAGtacattaaagaataaaaataagataacttTAAGAAAGCCAAGTCAACCATGATTTATAATAGATCCGATTCAGAGCAATTAATGCTTTGATTcatacaatttttaaaacaaagcaATTATTACCTTATCAACATCAGAGCTTTGTACATTAGCATCTACTATCCAATCATCAAGTAAATGCTCTTGCAGAACATTGTCAACAGAGGACAACTTTGAGTCCCTGGACCTTTTTCTTAATTGGCATTCTCTAAGTCGCAAGTTGTAGTGAACGTATATAATGTCATTCAATTTCTTCTGAGATAGACGATTTTGTCTTTTGCAATGTATCTGATCATATATACTCCAATCATGCTCACATGCAAAGGACGAGCATGTCTGACTTAATATGCGTACAGCTATTCTTTGCAACTCTAAGCAACTTATTCCATGCTGTTGCCACCAAGCAGCTAATGAGGTAacaaaaggaaaggaaattaattaaattgtactGAAGCAGCAATGTGCCTCCAAAAAAGTTAATTCTCATATGAACATTTTAAAAGCAACATAGCAGTTTACCTGGTTCTAGACCTGTTCTTGTGCTAATTGCCAATTCAGTTCCAAAGTCGTCTTGCGCAGCATTATAATGAGCAATCTGGAGATGACATCACTTTgaagcaaataaaataaatatctaataATGTTGGTACCAGATAGCAAGCATTTATTAAGGACACATTACCTGCATTGATGCAGATATCCGTCTCATATTATCCGGCTCCAGCCGGACAATGCATTCATTGAGCCCTCGTACTACCTCTGAATGCTAGTCATATCAAACATTCACTTCAGGAGAGAActtgaataaaatttgaaaataagcaACCACTAGGAAATATTGAATATTCTCACATACCGCCACAAAATCCTGACGATATCGGTATGATGGATTTAAGAAGTATGCAGCCAAGTAAAGAGGGTGACAGAACAGAGAATTCCAATGATTGTCTATGACCTTCCAGAATGGTTCATATTTACGGGCATCGTCACCATGAACAGATTTGATTGCAAGTTTTGCCCTATACATAtcgttatatatatatggcaTTGACAAGCTCTCACCACTACAAAGCTTTAGAAGTACTTGCATTATGGGATCTATTGACTTCCTAACATGCTGAATCTTCTTCCAAAATGTGAcattcaaaacaattttttccaCCTCTTTCCCCTCATTTGAGCTGGAGAATCTGGATGAAATCCATTTGTTGGAAAGAAACATTCTTCTGAGACCAACTCGATGATCCAGCAAGCTCTGTAGAGTAGCAAAGCTAGAGGCAAACCGGGTGGCAGATGGTTTTAGAAGCTCCTGTCCCTCGGTAAATTCACTTTTCATAAGATTTAACAACCATATTTGATTGTATATTAGTTTGGTAATTTTCTGGCCCTTTTCCATGCACTCTTCCACACATCTTATTTTCGTAAAATCTTCAAGCATTCGATTAATACAATAAGTGGCACAAGGTGTCCAGAATAAAttccttctcttctcttcaaGCATTTTTCCAGCAGCTTTATAGTTGggagtattttcagtgattacCTACATCCAGAGGGAGGAATAGGAGAAACAATTATTAGTAACAGCTTCAAGGTGATATTTAGGATGAATGAGGATGGCACAACATTAGAATGAACATTTTACCTGCACTACATTTTCCTCACCTACTTCTTCCACTACTTTGTCCAGAAGCTTAAATAAATTTGGTGCATCTTCCACTACATTAGTGGCATCAACTGAAGAAACAAAGTATACACCATGAGGACAAGAAACAAGAAAGTTAATATTTGTCCTACCCTGTGTATCTATCCAACTATCTGCCATTATAGAGCAACCAGTGATTGCCCAGGAAGCCTTATATTCAAGAAGgtaatttttaatacaattgaTTTCCTCCTGCAAAAGGCGACCAGACATAAGTTGGCTTGGTGGGCATACCAGTCCTTGTCCATATTGTCCAACCACTTCcagcattttatgaaaatataggGAGTCTGCAGCCTTTATAGGAATTCCCGCATGGTAAAAGAACTTGCAAATTGAAGAAATAACTTCCTTGCGTAATTTCTTAGTGGGCCCTGTCTTAACTTTTACTTGTTTGTAAGTTTGAGGAGTCTGATTCTTGGGTAGTTTCAGGTAAACATTATCCAATCTTGATCTTCTCAATACTGGTTCAGGACCAGTACTAGGTGATATTCCCTTGTAGGTCTTCATTATATCTTTAGAGAATCTCTTATCAACATCCATCAAAGTTTCCTTGTTCATATGATGCAAAGCATCTTCTACTTGCTCatactcatcatcatcatcatcattatccgACTTTGCATAGAAAGGCATCAATTCCTTAGCCTCAGGTCGCCTAAGTCTCCTCCCAGTACGATGCCATTTCATGTTCTCTTTAATTTTCAGATAAACATCTTCTGGAGCATTT
It contains:
- the LOC100814604 gene encoding uncharacterized protein gives rise to the protein MAPIRSTGFVDPGWDHGIAQDERKKKVRCNYCGKIVSGGIYRLKQHLARVSGEVTYCEKAPDEVYLKMKENLEGCRSHKKQKQVDAQAYMNFHSNDDEDEEEQVGCRSKGKQLMDDRNVSVNLTPLRSLGYVDPGWEHGVAQDERKKKVKCNYCEKIVSGGINRFKQHLARIPGEVAPCKNAPEDVYLKIKENMKWHRTGRRLRRPEAKELMPFYAKSDNDDDDDEYEQVEDALHHMNKETLMDVDKRFSKDIMKTYKGISPSTGPEPVLRRSRLDNVYLKLPKNQTPQTYKQVKVKTGPTKKLRKEVISSICKFFYHAGIPIKAADSLYFHKMLEVVGQYGQGLVCPPSQLMSGRLLQEEINCIKNYLLEYKASWAITGCSIMADSWIDTQGRTNINFLVSCPHGVYFVSSVDATNVVEDAPNLFKLLDKVVEEVGEENVVQVITENTPNYKAAGKMLEEKRRNLFWTPCATYCINRMLEDFTKIRCVEECMEKGQKITKLIYNQIWLLNLMKSEFTEGQELLKPSATRFASSFATLQSLLDHRVGLRRMFLSNKWISSRFSSSNEGKEVEKIVLNVTFWKKIQHVRKSIDPIMQVLLKLCSGESLSMPYIYNDMYRAKLAIKSVHGDDARKYEPFWKVIDNHWNSLFCHPLYLAAYFLNPSYRYRQDFVAHSEVVRGLNECIVRLEPDNMRRISASMQIAHYNAAQDDFGTELAISTRTGLEPAAWWQQHGISCLELQRIAVRILSQTCSSFACEHDWSIYDQIHCKRQNRLSQKKLNDIIYVHYNLRLRECQLRKRSRDSKLSSVDNVLQEHLLDDWIVDANVQSSDVDKNILFGVELDDEYDNDSIDYEHGAARHLKGSLELVTMADVALGSPDVDHANIDVATDDESDLNYFDDLSD